GCAACCACGTCAACTGCGGGCGCCAACGCGGAACCCCACGTGCGAATCTGGGCATCCGTTGACGTTGCGCACGCTGCCGCCAGGCGTAGGAGCCAGGCCCAGAAATAGGGCCGCTCCCAGCCGGGGTGTGCACGCAAATACTCCGCTTCAACGAGCAGGTTCTCTGGCGTGAGGGTGGCACTCAGCGCGGCACGGAGCGCGGCATCGCGGGAGGCAGAGAGACCGTGTTCCAGCAACGTCACCCCGAGATAGTGCATGTGCACGCAGGAATGCCAGTCGAAAGACGTGAAGAATGCGGGGTGAATCTGCTGCGGATACGGCCGGCCCTCGGCGGACAAAACGGTGTGATGAGCCGAGTGGGGAAAAGGGCGGGCTAGATTCTCGAGCACGATATCGGCATAACGCGGCGCCGCGGCGGCAAGCGCGGTGCTCCCGGATACCGGTGGTGTCGACGTGTCAGTCATCGCCCACCCGGGATTAGCTCGTGGGGGTGGCTGTGTGAGGGGTAAAAGCGGCGAGGAGTTCGCCGATGCGATGGTCGCTGTCGAGGGGGTGCCGGAGGGGCATGGCCGGGTTCAGAAGATAGCTGTTGCGACGCCCCTCGCGCACACGCTCCAGGTAACCGGCCTCTTCGAGCTCACTAATAATGCGTTGCGCGGCGCGCTCGGTAACCCCCACCATGTCGGCAATATCGCGCAGGCGAGTGTTCGGATTCTCGGACACGCAGAGCAGAACGTGGGCGTGATTGGTAAGGAAAGTCCAGTGCGCCATACGCCGATCCTATCGGTGCCACCCGAAGATATCCCCAAACGTTTCTCCGGAATCAAATTACGTGCTATGTTTTTCCTGTTTTAGTTGACGGGTTATCAGGGAGTCTCAATGGTCGAAGCAGCGCTCATGGCGTGCATACTGACGGCCGTTTTCTTGGCCCCCCTCAGCGGAGCTCTGCTGGGCCGCTGGGCTGCTGACGCGGCGGCGCGGTGCGCTGCCACGCTGGTGCTCAACGGGTCACTCGCGGCGATATGCCTCGGACTGCTCCGCCTGACGGCATCCGCTGATCGTGGCCCGCTCCTCCTGGGGCCACTGAGCGTCGATGCTCTGTCACTGCTGATGCTCATCTTTGTGCTCGGTCTGAGCGCCCTCATTCAGTTCTTCGCCGTGCGTTACCTGCGCGGGGACACCCGACAGGTGTGGTTCGTGGTCACCGTGAACCTGGTCACCGGGTT
This sequence is a window from Cryobacterium sp. CG_9.6. Protein-coding genes within it:
- a CDS encoding winged helix-turn-helix domain-containing protein; its protein translation is MAHWTFLTNHAHVLLCVSENPNTRLRDIADMVGVTERAAQRIISELEEAGYLERVREGRRNSYLLNPAMPLRHPLDSDHRIGELLAAFTPHTATPTS